CAAATCATAAAATTCAAACTTTCGTTTCTTTAATGCTTTCCGCTCTTTTTTTGTATAGCGTTTACTTACCGAACCAACCGAAATATGTCCTTGTTTTATTTGGGCAACTACCGGTGCTAATTTTTTATAAAACTCACGCGATGTTATAGGAGTTGTTATAGACATTTTTAAACTATCGAACTTAAAATCCAAAACCTCTTTAGAGGTATATTGATATAACTTGGGATGGTGCTTTTTTAATTGATTGTAAACCTTATCGACATCACGCCTTAAATCTTCAACTGGATGAGGCATTGTAATTTGCTCATTATGTTTTTTGATGCTTCCGCAGGAAACCAATAGTATTAAAACAACATAAAACAGGAATTGTTTTTTCATACACTAACTTTCAATTTTAAGCTTATGTAAATTACTTGTATTTTGATCAATTGAAAAAGGTTTTTATTTTATTTAACGTTTCAATAAAATGGCAAATTGGACTAAGAGACTGTTTAAGTTTTACCCTTTGGCTCTTGTCTGTGCCTTTTTCCGCCATGCATCAGCTATTTTTTGGTTCGTGGCTATGTACCTCTCCCTCTCGGCAGCCTGGCTCCTTCGCTAAAAAGGTCTCCCTATACCTTTTTTATACGCTCGGCCCTGTCTGACAAAAAAATACCCTATAAAATATTCCAAAAACAAAACTTAAGCTGTCCCTAAAAATAAATTTATGTAGCTTTGTGGTCGATGCAAAAAAACATAAACATACAAAATAAAAAAGCACGCTTTCTATATGAAATTTTAGATAAGTACACCGCTGGTATTGTGCTAACGGGTACCGAAATAAAATCGATTAGAAGCAGTAAAGCTTCTATTGCTGAAAGTTTTTGTGAGTTTAACGAAAAAGGCGAGCTTTTTGTAATTAATGCTACTATTGAAGAATATGCCTTTGGGAATTATTACAACCACCGCCCTAAAGCGGAACGAAAATTGCTTTTAAACAAACGGGAACTTAAAAAATTGCAAAAAGAAGTTCAAAGTTCGGGACTTACCATTATCCCGTTACGCTTGTTTATTAACGAAAAAGGCTATGCTAAAATGGAGATTGCCTTAGCAAAAGGCAAGAAACTTTATGATAAACGCGAAACGATGAAAGACCGCGATAATAAACGCGATTTGGATCGTATAAAGAAAAATTTCAAATAAACATCCTTATAATCTGTTTAAAATGATAAAAAAACTGCTACTTCTGGTTTTAATTTCTTTTGTATCTACAACCATTCAATCTCAAGAAAAAGGTAAAGAAGCTCCAAAGGATTATACCGAGAACGTGTTAACCATAGATAGCACTGTCAATTCTTTATATGGGGTAATTTCTGGTGAAAAAGGAAAAAAAAGAGATTGGGCACTTTTTAAGTTTTTATTTCACCCAGATGGTAAATTGATTACTTCGGGCAGAAACAATGAAAGGAAATTTCAAATCCGCTACATGAAACCAGACGATTATATTAAAAGCTCAGGTAAATGGCTGGTTGAAAAAGGGTTCTTTGAAAAAGAAATTCATAGAACCGTTGATGCTTTCGGTAACATGGCCCATGTATTTAGCACTTTCGAAGCGTTTTATGATGAAGCTGACGATGATCCTTTTATGCGAGGTATTAACAGTATTCAACTACTTAACGATGGAGACCGCTGGTGGATAATTAATGTTTTTTGGGATAACGAAAACCGAAGAAACCCGATACCTAAAAATTATTTACCGAAGTAGGTTTTGGGCAGTAAGCAGTAAGCAGTAAGCAGTAAGCAGTAAGCAGTAAGCAGTAAGCAGTAAGCAGTAAGCAGTAAGCAGTAAGCAAAACTAACTAATTCATATTAGCTTTAATTTTTGTTAGCTTAATTTTTGCTTTTGAAAGTCATCAAATCCACAAACAACCATCAACTATCAACCACTACCTAATTCATATTAGCTTTAATTTTTGTGTTTTGAAACGAGCAACCCAGAACCCAGAACCCATCAACCAAAAACCAACGACCAACAACCACCCCTAATTCTTATCCTCCAACAAAGGCACAAACCTAAATTCTCCAAACTCGTGTTGTTCAAATTCTTTGGTGTCTTTTCTAATAAAAAGAGTCATGATTTGCACATCGCCACCCACAGGAATCACCAACCTGCCCCCTATTTTTAATTGGCTCAATAATGGATTGGGCACAAAAGGCGCACCGGCAGTCACAATAATACTATCAAAAGGGGCTTCTTCTTTTAGTCCTTTATAGCCATCACCAAAAATAAGTTTCTTGGCACGATAGCCCAATTTTGGTAAAAAATTACTAGTTTTTTTAAACAGTTCTTGTTGGCGTTCTATACTATAGACTTTAGCACCCAGTTCGCATAAAACGGCCGTTTGGTAACCGCTTCCTGTACCAATTTCCAGAATTTTATCTTCTTTTTTTACTTGTAACAATTCGGTTTGAAATGCCACGGTATAAGGCTGCGAAATGGTTTGGTCTGCAGCAATAGGGAAAGCCATATCCTTATAAGCATAATCTAAAAAACCCGAATCCATAAACAAATGCCTTGGTACTTTGCCAATAGCTCCTAATACGGCTTCGTTTTTTATTCCTTTGTTTTTTAATACATTAACTAGTTGTTGTCGTAGTCCTTTATGTTTAAAAGTGTCTTTCAAGATTGGTGTAGTTTATAAGGTTAAAATTAAACAAACATTTCTAGGTTATAAAGCTTAAATAGGAATTAATTTTATGTTGTTTTTAATGTGCTGATTACAAATTGTATTAGACGATTTTTGATTGAAGAAACAAGACCGCTTCGCTAAAAGATTCAAGAAACAAGAAAATATAAAAAAGAAAAGACTAATAGCCAATTCATATTCAAATGTATATTTACATGTCTGTTTTAATAATCGCAGTAATTTATTATTATAAAAAGCAAGTCCACAAATCAGTAATCTCTTTAAAAAGCCATTATCACTGTGTTCGCAGTGAATTATAAAAGTTTTATCGGATAACAATGATAGTTTTATAAAAAGAGTAAAACCTAAGCAACACCCATTATAAATACGTCCGCATTAGGGATTACTCATAGATACTACGCTATATGTGAATCCTATGTATTAGAAACGGAAAGCCCACAGTGATTCAGGAGCGAGAACTTGTAGAGAAAAGCCCGTCCCATGTGGTGACGCCTAAATAATTATTTTTAACTAAATTTTCGTATGCAATACTAAAATTCGTGTGTTAAATATCTTATTTTTGTTGAAAACGTTAAATATGATGCTAAAAGCTGGAGTACTTGGTGCCGGCCACCTTGGAAAAATTCATTTAAGACTTCTTAAACAATCTGATAAATATGAGCTTGTTGGTTTTTATGATGCCGATGAAACCAATGGTAAAAAAGTAGAAGCTGAATTTGGGTATAAATTTTTCAATTCTATTGATGCACTTATTGATGCCGTAGATATGGTGGATATTGTAACGCCCACGCTATCGCATTACGATTGTGCTAAAAAAGCCATCTCGAAAGGAAAGCATATTTTTATTGAAAAGCCTATTACGAACACCGTTGAAGAAGCTGAACATATCAGAGAACTTCTTGCCGAAAATAACCTTAGAGGGCAAGTGGGCCATGTAGAACGGTTCAACCCAGCATATTTAGCAGTAAAGAATGACATCAAATCACCTATGTTTATTGAAACACATCGTTTGGCAGAGTTTAACCCACGTGGTACCGATGTGCCTGTGGTGTTGGATTTAATGATTCATGATATCGATATTATTTTAAGCGTTGTAAAATCGAAAATAAAAAACATTAGTGCCAGTGGTGTGGCGGTAATTAGTAGCTCACCCGATATTGCCAATGCACGTATTGAATTTGAAAATGGTTGTGTAGCGAACTTAACTGCTAGCAGAATTTCGCTTAAAAAAATGCGGAAAGCCCGTTTTTTTCAAAAAGATGCCTATATATCGGTTGACTTTTTAGATAAAAAATGTGAAGTGGTTAAAATGAAAGATGCCCCAGAAAACCCGGGTGATTTTGATATGGTGCTTCAAAATGCTGAAGGCGAGAAAAAACAAATTTATTTTGATAACCCCCATGTAGCAAACAACAACTCCATTCTTGATGAATTGGAGGCTTTTGCCGATGCTATTAATACAAACTCATCACCTGTGGTCACACTTCATGATGGTACGGAGGCTTTGCGTGTTGCTACTCAAATTATTAATTGTTTTTAAGAAATAGCTACGAATTCACGAATGATAACGAAATAATCTGTTCAATGAAAAATATAGCAGTAATTGGTGCGGGTACTATGGGAAATGGTATTGCACATACCTTTGCTCAAAGTGGATTTGAGGTTAACCTAATTGACATAAGCGAAACGTCACTTAAAAATGGTATGGCTACCATCACTCGAAATCTGGATAGAATGGTTGCGAAAGAAACCATCACGGAGATTCAAAAAGAAGACACCCTTAAAAACATTAGCGCCTTTACTAGTATTTCTGAAGGTGTTAAAAATGTGAGTTTGGTAGTTGAAGCGGCAACCGAAAATGTGGATTTAAAACTGAATATTTTCAAACAACTGGATGAGACTTGTGCTAAAGACTGCATTTTAGCTACAAACACCTCCTCTATTTCAATAACACATATAGCAGCGGTTACCTCAAGACCAGATAAGGTCATTGGAATGCATTTTATGAATCCGGTACCTATTATGCAATTGGTTGAAATTATCCGCGGATACAATACCAGTGATGCTGTAACGAATACCATTATGGATTTATCCAAAACACTCGGTAAAACACCTGTTGAAGTGAACGATTACCCTGGGTTTGTTGCCAACCGCATTTTAATGCCCATGATTAACGAATCCATTGAAACCTTATATAATGGCGTTGCCGGTGTGCATGAAATTGATACCGTTATGAAATTAGGCATGGCACACCCCATGGGACCATTACAATTAGCCGATTTTATTGGTTTAGACGTTTGTTTATCCATACTGCATGTGATGTACGACGGCTTCAAAAACCCCAAATATGCTCCATGCCCATTATTGGTAAATATGGTTCGTGCTGGTAAATTAGGCATAAAATCCGGTGAAGGTTTTTATGATTATTCCGAAAGCAAAAAAGCAGAAAAAATTTCTAGACAGTTTTTGAAATAAACAGTCACAATCGCAGTTTTCAGAACTGAAACTGATAGCTGAGACTGAAACCTAACAAAAAATGGCAAAAATAATTCCTTTTAAAGCAGTAAGACCTGTCCGAGATAAAGTTGGACTTGTAGCATCACGCTCGTACCAAAGCTATTCAAAAGCGGAACTAAAAGCACGATTGGAATACAATCCATTTTCATTCTTACATATTGTAAATCCGGGTTATAAATACGATAAAAACATTCGTGGAAAAGAACGCTTTAATTTGGTAAAAAACCGCTATTTAGAGTTTAAAGAGGATGCCATTTTTATTCAAGATGAAACTCCTTGTTATTATATTTATAAAATTGTTAATCGTGATGGTAATTCCTTTTCTGGCATTATTGCCGCCGCAAGTACCGAAGATTACAAAAACGATGTTATAAAAAAACACGAAGACACCATTGAGTATCGTGAAAACATTTTTAAAGATTATTTAAAAACCGTTGGTTTTAATGCAGAACCGGTACTCCTTACCTATCCCGATAATACAACTATTAAAACTGTCATTTCTGAAGTGCAAAAAGAACGTGCCGAGTATGAGTTTACAACACATTTTAGAGACACCCATTACTTATGGCTACTTAAAGACGCTAAATTAATTGATAAAATAAAGCATGAGTTTGAAAAGATAAACACCATTTATATTGCCGATGGCCACCACCGTTCGGCCTCTTCCTGCTTACTTTCTGAAGATTTAAAATCTGAAAACAACCAACACACTGGAACCGAAGCTTATAATTATTTTATGAGTTATTTAATTCCAGAATCTGAATTGAAAATTTATGAATTTAACCGACTGGTAAAAGACTTAAATGGCTTAACAAAGGAGGCCTTTTTAATTCAACTCGATGCCATATTTCGTATTGAAAAACGAGGCAAAGAATTATACAAACCTACTCAAAAACATCATTTTAGCATGTACTTGGATGGTGATTTTTATTCGTTGTTTTTACGGAAAACCAATCACCAATTCAACACAGCTCTAGATGCTTTAGATACTCAAATTTTACACAAAACTGTTTTAGAACCTATTTTAGGCATTACCAATGTGCGTAATAATACCCGTATAAGTTATTCACATGGTCAAAACGATTTAGTAACTATAAAAAGCAAAGTCGATTCCGGTGAATTTGCTGTTGGTTTTGGTTTAGTGCCCATTACGATCGGTGAACTAAAAGCCATTGCCGACAACCACCTAACCATGCCGCCAAAAAGCACGTTTATAGAACCAAAATTACGTAGTGGGATTACTATTTATGAATTCTAAAAACTAAGCAATAAACAACTTTACAAATAGCAATGCATATACAAGACAACCTTAATCATATAAAATCCATTTTACCAAAATACGTTACTTTAGTCGCTGTTTCAAAAACCAAACCTGTGAGCGATTTAATGGAAGCCTATAATGCGGGTCAGCGTATTTTTGGTGAAAATAAAATCCAGGAAATGGTTGAAAAACATGAAGTCATGCCAAAAGATATTGACTGGCACATGATTGGGCATGTACAGAGCAATAAAGTAAAGTACATGGCTTCGTTTGTCAAGTTAATTCATGGAGTGGATAATTTTAAATTGTTGGAAGAAATAAACAAACAGGCCAAAAAACACAATCGAATTATTGATTGTTTGCTTCAAATTAAAATAGCTTCAGAAGATTCTAAATTCGGAATGACGGCTTTGGAAGCTACCGACATATTAAAATCTGATTCATTTTCAAAATTAAAAAACATACAAGTTACTGGTGTTATGGGAATGGCAACGTTTACCGATGATGAAAATCAAATTAAAAAAGAATTCACATTGTTAAAAACCACTTTTGATGCTTTAAAATATCATGAATCTTTTAACTTTAAACCTGAAACCATTAGTATGGGAATGAGTGGCGATTATGCCTTGGCTATTGATTGTGGAAGTACCATGATTCGCGTTGGAAGTAGTATATTTGGAGAACGGAATTATTAGCAATAGGCAATAGGCAATAGGCAATAGGCAATAGGCAATAGGCAATAGGCAATAGGCAAATTTATACTTTTAACTTTTAACTTTTAACTTTTAACTTTTAACAAATTTACGCAATATTAGACATAGAAACCACTGGTGGTAAGTACAATGAAGAAGGCATAACTGAAATCGCTATCTATAAATTTGATGGTCACCAAGTTGTAGATCAATTTATAAGTCTCGTTAATCCTGAACGCGACATACAGCCCTTTGTGGTGAATCTTACTGGAATTAACAACAACATGTTACGCCATGCGCCTAAATTTTATGAGGTAGCAAAACGCATTGTTGAAATTACAGAAGATTGCATTTTAGTAGCCCACAATGCGCAATTTGATTACCGTATTTTATGTACAGAATTTGGTCGTTTAGGTTTTGAGTATGTGCGTCCGTCACTTTGTACCGTTGAACTTGCCAAAGATTTAATACCAGACCAACCATCATACAGCTTAGGAAAATTAGTGCGCTCACTTGGAATTCCTGTTGCCGATAGACATCGGGCATCTGGTGATGCTTTAGCTACAGTTAAACTGTTTCAAATGCTTTTAGACAAAGACACTGCAAAAAGCATCATTCAACAATCTATCCGATTGAATCCAAAGCTTCAACTAGAACCTAGGCATTTAGACATTATTAATGAGTTGCCTCCTATTACAGGCGTGTATTACATCCATAAGTCTGATGGAGAAATCATCTATATTGGAAAAAGCAGTAATATAAAAAAACGCATCAACCAACACTTTACGAATACCAATCAAAAATCAAAAAGAATACAAGCACATGTTACC
This genomic window from Mariniflexile sp. TRM1-10 contains:
- the smpB gene encoding SsrA-binding protein SmpB; protein product: MQKNINIQNKKARFLYEILDKYTAGIVLTGTEIKSIRSSKASIAESFCEFNEKGELFVINATIEEYAFGNYYNHRPKAERKLLLNKRELKKLQKEVQSSGLTIIPLRLFINEKGYAKMEIALAKGKKLYDKRETMKDRDNKRDLDRIKKNFK
- a CDS encoding protein-L-isoaspartate(D-aspartate) O-methyltransferase produces the protein MKDTFKHKGLRQQLVNVLKNKGIKNEAVLGAIGKVPRHLFMDSGFLDYAYKDMAFPIAADQTISQPYTVAFQTELLQVKKEDKILEIGTGSGYQTAVLCELGAKVYSIERQQELFKKTSNFLPKLGYRAKKLIFGDGYKGLKEEAPFDSIIVTAGAPFVPNPLLSQLKIGGRLVIPVGGDVQIMTLFIRKDTKEFEQHEFGEFRFVPLLEDKN
- a CDS encoding Gfo/Idh/MocA family protein, translating into MLKAGVLGAGHLGKIHLRLLKQSDKYELVGFYDADETNGKKVEAEFGYKFFNSIDALIDAVDMVDIVTPTLSHYDCAKKAISKGKHIFIEKPITNTVEEAEHIRELLAENNLRGQVGHVERFNPAYLAVKNDIKSPMFIETHRLAEFNPRGTDVPVVLDLMIHDIDIILSVVKSKIKNISASGVAVISSSPDIANARIEFENGCVANLTASRISLKKMRKARFFQKDAYISVDFLDKKCEVVKMKDAPENPGDFDMVLQNAEGEKKQIYFDNPHVANNNSILDELEAFADAINTNSSPVVTLHDGTEALRVATQIINCF
- a CDS encoding 3-hydroxybutyryl-CoA dehydrogenase, encoding MKNIAVIGAGTMGNGIAHTFAQSGFEVNLIDISETSLKNGMATITRNLDRMVAKETITEIQKEDTLKNISAFTSISEGVKNVSLVVEAATENVDLKLNIFKQLDETCAKDCILATNTSSISITHIAAVTSRPDKVIGMHFMNPVPIMQLVEIIRGYNTSDAVTNTIMDLSKTLGKTPVEVNDYPGFVANRILMPMINESIETLYNGVAGVHEIDTVMKLGMAHPMGPLQLADFIGLDVCLSILHVMYDGFKNPKYAPCPLLVNMVRAGKLGIKSGEGFYDYSESKKAEKISRQFLK
- a CDS encoding DUF1015 domain-containing protein, translated to MAKIIPFKAVRPVRDKVGLVASRSYQSYSKAELKARLEYNPFSFLHIVNPGYKYDKNIRGKERFNLVKNRYLEFKEDAIFIQDETPCYYIYKIVNRDGNSFSGIIAAASTEDYKNDVIKKHEDTIEYRENIFKDYLKTVGFNAEPVLLTYPDNTTIKTVISEVQKERAEYEFTTHFRDTHYLWLLKDAKLIDKIKHEFEKINTIYIADGHHRSASSCLLSEDLKSENNQHTGTEAYNYFMSYLIPESELKIYEFNRLVKDLNGLTKEAFLIQLDAIFRIEKRGKELYKPTQKHHFSMYLDGDFYSLFLRKTNHQFNTALDALDTQILHKTVLEPILGITNVRNNTRISYSHGQNDLVTIKSKVDSGEFAVGFGLVPITIGELKAIADNHLTMPPKSTFIEPKLRSGITIYEF
- a CDS encoding YggS family pyridoxal phosphate-dependent enzyme, with protein sequence MHIQDNLNHIKSILPKYVTLVAVSKTKPVSDLMEAYNAGQRIFGENKIQEMVEKHEVMPKDIDWHMIGHVQSNKVKYMASFVKLIHGVDNFKLLEEINKQAKKHNRIIDCLLQIKIASEDSKFGMTALEATDILKSDSFSKLKNIQVTGVMGMATFTDDENQIKKEFTLLKTTFDALKYHESFNFKPETISMGMSGDYALAIDCGSTMIRVGSSIFGERNY
- a CDS encoding exonuclease domain-containing protein, producing the protein MYAILDIETTGGKYNEEGITEIAIYKFDGHQVVDQFISLVNPERDIQPFVVNLTGINNNMLRHAPKFYEVAKRIVEITEDCILVAHNAQFDYRILCTEFGRLGFEYVRPSLCTVELAKDLIPDQPSYSLGKLVRSLGIPVADRHRASGDALATVKLFQMLLDKDTAKSIIQQSIRLNPKLQLEPRHLDIINELPPITGVYYIHKSDGEIIYIGKSSNIKKRINQHFTNTNQKSKRIQAHVTAVTYEATGSELVALLKESEEIKRVKPIYNRALRRTVFTHALYSFVDDNNYINLKIDVVDGRKNPITTFSNRESGKSFITKAVEEYKLCQKLTGLYKTKTSCFNYDIKTCEGACIEKEPAESYNKRVEALINKNSYKNKNMVIIDKGRDIDEHSAILIENGVFKGLGFFNLNYQINNIEVLESIITPMKNNRDTQHIIQSYLRRNNRVKIILFD